In a single window of the Candidatus Margulisiibacteriota bacterium genome:
- a CDS encoding MBL fold metallo-hydrolase — MNNQLSIDTFIGGENAFFITSTIISGARDAVLIDAQFTKTDALKLAKKIKDSGKNLTTVYVTHGHPDHYWGFTVLSEQFPEAQFITAPEVLDVIEETFAAKIAQWKPVYGEEVPDVPIEPVAYDDDAIDLEGNQLRILHVGQGDVRSSTVVWIPVLSAIAGGDIAYNGTHVWLAETDNEQRLKWINNLEHLADMNPKTVIAGHKQPGSDDEGIHVLLTETRNYITTFNSAILQSSNARELIKIMTEKYPDRALHIILEIAANNVFPPESKEARAA; from the coding sequence ATGAACAACCAACTTTCAATCGACACGTTCATTGGCGGGGAAAACGCCTTTTTCATCACCTCAACAATTATTTCCGGAGCAAGGGACGCGGTCCTGATAGATGCCCAATTCACCAAAACCGATGCTCTCAAACTGGCTAAAAAGATCAAAGATTCCGGCAAAAATCTGACAACAGTATATGTCACGCATGGTCACCCTGACCATTACTGGGGCTTCACTGTGCTATCCGAACAATTCCCGGAAGCACAATTCATTACGGCACCTGAGGTCCTCGATGTCATTGAAGAAACCTTCGCTGCTAAAATCGCACAATGGAAGCCGGTATATGGCGAGGAAGTTCCTGACGTACCTATCGAACCGGTCGCCTACGATGATGATGCAATTGACCTAGAAGGAAACCAGCTAAGAATACTTCACGTCGGACAGGGAGACGTACGATCTTCAACGGTAGTCTGGATACCAGTGTTATCAGCAATTGCAGGAGGAGATATTGCCTATAACGGGACTCACGTGTGGCTGGCTGAGACTGACAACGAACAGCGCCTAAAATGGATAAATAACCTTGAGCACCTCGCAGATATGAATCCCAAAACTGTCATTGCCGGACACAAGCAACCAGGCAGCGACGACGAAGGAATCCATGTACTCCTAACAGAAACTCGCAATTATATAACAACTTTCAATTCAGCCATTCTTCAAAGTTCCAATGCCCGGGAACTAATCAAGATAATGACAGAGAAATACCCTGACCGCGCACTCCATATTATCTTGGAAATTGCAGCCAATAATGTATTCCCACCCGAATCAAAAGAAGCTAGAGCTGCCTAA
- a CDS encoding peptidylprolyl isomerase: MKKHIGLVLAAITVITGIAYAELTNDFKITKERIDKMVKQQAVITMEKGGEIVIDFFPKEAPNTVANFIELTEKNYYDGLTFHRVVPKFVAQGGDPSGNGTGGPGYQIKAEFNKNPHLKGTVAMARSMDPDSAGSQFYICLEPQPYLDGQYTVFGQVAKGMDIVDKIQIGDKMKSVKIIEKGKAKDKAKAK; encoded by the coding sequence ATGAAGAAACATATCGGATTAGTACTTGCAGCAATAACAGTAATAACAGGCATAGCTTATGCCGAATTAACAAATGATTTCAAAATAACGAAAGAGAGGATTGATAAAATGGTAAAACAACAAGCAGTTATCACTATGGAAAAAGGCGGAGAAATCGTCATCGATTTTTTTCCAAAAGAGGCACCGAATACCGTTGCTAATTTCATTGAGCTTACAGAAAAGAATTATTATGACGGACTGACATTTCACCGTGTCGTTCCGAAGTTCGTAGCGCAAGGTGGAGATCCGTCGGGGAATGGTACCGGTGGTCCAGGATATCAGATCAAAGCAGAATTTAACAAAAATCCGCATCTAAAAGGTACTGTTGCAATGGCAAGAAGTATGGATCCGGATAGTGCCGGCAGCCAGTTCTATATTTGCCTTGAGCCTCAACCATATCTTGATGGTCAATACACAGTATTCGGTCAAGTTGCAAAGGGAATGGATATTGTCGATAAAATTCAGATAGGCGACAAAATGAAAAGTGTCAAAATAATTGAAAAAGGTAAAGCTAAAGATAAAGCTAAGGCTAAATAA
- the rlmN gene encoding 23S rRNA (adenine(2503)-C(2))-methyltransferase RlmN: protein MVINVDDKKDLKKLNSKQLEEFILENDIEKYKAKIIWQWIYKKYVTDFNAMTNLSKRDREVLSEVAYISTHEIADKKTSGKSKTTKYVFKLEDGSLVESVFIPSIDHSTVCISSQVGCAQGCVFCATGAQGFKRNLKSHEIVEQVLAILREGKNVDYIVFMGMGEPLINIDNVIQSIRIINDPNSIGIGARKITVSTAGMIPNLIKLADSELGVNIAISLNATSNHVRSSLMPINEKYPIKKLMETAEYCQKKSGRRITFEYILLEGINDSEKDATDLSKLMKMLISHVNLIGFNPSPDLDPKFVPSTKVSNFKNILLKNEISVTVRHSTGQDIFGACGQLAGK, encoded by the coding sequence TTGGTGATAAACGTGGATGATAAAAAAGATTTAAAAAAATTAAATTCCAAACAGCTCGAAGAGTTTATTCTGGAAAACGATATAGAAAAATATAAAGCAAAGATCATATGGCAGTGGATATATAAAAAATACGTGACTGATTTTAATGCAATGACCAATCTATCCAAGCGGGATAGGGAAGTGTTGTCAGAAGTTGCCTATATATCCACTCATGAGATCGCTGATAAAAAAACTTCAGGAAAAAGTAAAACAACGAAGTATGTTTTCAAGCTTGAAGACGGGTCTCTAGTTGAAAGCGTGTTTATACCTTCTATCGACCATAGCACCGTTTGTATTTCTTCGCAGGTTGGGTGTGCTCAAGGCTGTGTTTTTTGTGCGACAGGTGCCCAAGGCTTCAAGCGCAACCTTAAATCGCACGAGATCGTGGAGCAAGTCCTGGCTATTCTCCGTGAAGGGAAAAATGTTGATTATATCGTGTTTATGGGGATGGGCGAGCCGCTGATAAATATTGATAATGTTATTCAGAGTATCAGGATTATCAATGATCCTAATTCAATAGGTATAGGCGCTCGTAAGATAACGGTCTCAACTGCAGGTATGATCCCTAATCTTATAAAGCTTGCGGATTCTGAGCTCGGGGTTAATATTGCCATATCGCTCAACGCAACAAGCAACCATGTCCGAAGTTCTCTGATGCCGATTAATGAAAAATACCCGATCAAGAAACTAATGGAAACAGCAGAATATTGCCAGAAGAAATCAGGAAGACGGATCACTTTTGAGTATATATTGCTTGAAGGGATCAATGATTCGGAAAAAGATGCAACAGACTTGTCTAAGCTTATGAAGATGCTTATTTCTCATGTTAACCTTATAGGTTTCAATCCGAGTCCTGATCTTGATCCTAAGTTTGTACCGTCCACAAAGGTGAGTAATTTCAAGAATATTTTATTAAAAAACGAGATAAGTGTTACCGTGAGACATAGTACTGGACAGGATATCTTCGGAGCATGCGGTCAACTTGCAGGTAAGTAG
- the xerD gene encoding site-specific tyrosine recombinase XerD — MTDNKTIPFLLENFLIFLKYEKGFSDNTLSAYKEDLVQLNRFFKGQPITLLTITIINNYVIFMKKNGKSVRTISRKLASIKTFFKFLIVENIISDNPSDLIEFPKLPKVLPKALSQRDMKQLLDSMDINNPMEIRDKAIIEMLYGSGMRVTEIVCLKLSDVQVESGFIKCLGKGNKERFVPIGKHAHAMLQVYLAQSRPVLSKNEKEDHLFLNRSGNKISRVSIWAIIKKYSAYLKSDKHISPHTMRHSFATHLLENNADLRSVQEMLGHKNISTTQIYTGVSKKYLKEVYFKSHPRG; from the coding sequence ATGACCGATAACAAAACAATACCATTTTTATTAGAAAATTTTCTGATTTTCCTCAAATACGAAAAAGGTTTTTCCGATAATACTTTATCCGCCTATAAGGAAGATCTTGTTCAACTCAATAGGTTCTTTAAAGGTCAACCAATTACGCTGCTTACGATTACAATTATCAATAATTATGTGATTTTTATGAAAAAGAATGGAAAATCCGTAAGAACGATCAGCCGGAAGCTAGCTTCAATAAAAACTTTTTTTAAATTTTTAATTGTTGAGAATATTATCTCTGATAATCCATCCGACCTAATAGAGTTTCCCAAGTTGCCCAAAGTATTGCCTAAAGCATTAAGTCAACGAGACATGAAGCAATTGCTTGATTCCATGGACATCAACAACCCTATGGAGATTCGTGACAAGGCGATAATTGAGATGCTGTATGGGAGCGGAATGCGGGTAACCGAAATCGTTTGTCTTAAGCTTTCAGATGTTCAGGTGGAATCAGGGTTTATCAAATGTCTTGGGAAAGGAAACAAAGAACGATTCGTTCCAATTGGTAAACACGCACATGCTATGCTGCAGGTCTATTTAGCTCAATCGAGGCCAGTTCTCAGTAAGAATGAGAAAGAAGACCACTTGTTTTTAAACAGGTCAGGAAATAAGATATCCCGCGTCAGTATCTGGGCTATCATAAAGAAATATAGTGCCTATCTAAAGTCCGATAAACATATTTCGCCACACACGATGCGACATAGTTTCGCCACACATTTACTCGAAAATAACGCTGACCTGCGAAGCGTTCAGGAGATGCTTGGCCACAAAAACATCTCGACCACTCAGATATATACCGGTGTTAGTAAGAAATACTTGAAAGAGGTATATTTCAAATCCCATCCTCGAGGATAG
- a CDS encoding site-2 protease family protein, with protein sequence MINILIFITLIFSIIIHEVAHGYVAFFFGDTTAKRSGRLTLNPLKHIDPVGTIILPLLLRLSNSPVVFGWAKPVPVNTMNMRNPKTSMVLVAAAGPLSNIIQGLFLILIGRVLLMTINYQVPTIASSIIAVAITVLGWGVFYNFLLAFFNLIPIPPLDGSRILRFFMPSRLQVLFDKLEPYGILLIFIVLYFFRDAFDYVYKLIIYVIGNLMY encoded by the coding sequence ATAATAAATATCCTCATTTTCATTACGCTCATTTTTTCTATAATTATACATGAAGTTGCTCATGGATATGTCGCATTTTTTTTTGGTGATACGACAGCAAAGAGAAGTGGAAGATTAACGCTTAATCCCCTAAAACATATAGATCCTGTCGGGACAATTATTTTACCGCTTCTCCTCCGATTGAGTAACTCTCCGGTAGTTTTCGGATGGGCGAAGCCGGTACCGGTTAATACAATGAATATGCGCAATCCCAAAACCAGTATGGTACTGGTCGCAGCCGCAGGGCCATTATCGAATATCATTCAAGGGCTGTTTTTAATATTAATCGGGCGAGTTCTTTTAATGACAATTAATTATCAGGTGCCCACAATTGCAAGTTCAATTATCGCGGTCGCTATAACTGTATTAGGGTGGGGAGTCTTTTATAACTTTCTACTAGCCTTTTTTAATCTCATTCCAATACCGCCGCTTGATGGTTCAAGAATCCTTCGTTTTTTTATGCCTTCAAGACTTCAAGTGCTCTTTGACAAATTGGAACCATATGGAATTCTTCTGATTTTCATAGTTCTTTACTTTTTTAGAGACGCTTTTGATTATGTTTATAAACTGATAATATATGTCATAGGAAATTTGATGTATTAA
- a CDS encoding pseudouridine synthase yields the protein MVVERLQKYLANAGIGSRRACEKFIEEGLITLNGTVIRELGIKIDTEKDKVLYKKAPIPQQQKKMYFKMYKPKDYITTASDPKQRKTVYELLPNNLPVRVYPVGRLDRNTSGLLFFTNDGELANNLMHPSKKISKTYRVTIDSKITKKAVEKLGSGIMLEDGMTLPAQVEVELIQSDKTIFLLTIYEGRNRQVRRMSESLGLNITALKRLTFGTLMLENMTPGKVKELSLNEIKMLRSLAKKS from the coding sequence ATGGTAGTAGAACGGTTACAAAAATACTTAGCAAACGCTGGAATCGGGTCACGGAGAGCATGTGAAAAGTTCATCGAAGAAGGACTAATAACACTTAATGGAACCGTCATAAGAGAGTTAGGAATAAAAATCGACACAGAGAAAGACAAGGTCCTTTATAAAAAAGCGCCAATTCCGCAGCAACAAAAAAAAATGTATTTCAAAATGTACAAACCGAAAGACTATATAACTACTGCTTCAGATCCAAAACAGAGAAAAACCGTCTATGAACTGCTTCCAAATAATCTTCCAGTAAGAGTCTATCCTGTCGGTAGGCTAGATCGGAATACGAGCGGTTTATTGTTTTTTACAAATGATGGTGAACTAGCTAATAATTTGATGCATCCTTCAAAAAAAATATCTAAAACATACCGGGTAACGATTGATTCCAAAATCACAAAAAAAGCTGTTGAAAAATTAGGTTCAGGCATAATGCTTGAGGACGGAATGACCTTGCCGGCTCAAGTTGAAGTAGAATTAATACAATCAGATAAAACTATTTTTTTGCTTACCATTTATGAAGGACGTAATCGACAAGTAAGAAGAATGAGTGAATCCCTAGGATTAAATATTACCGCATTAAAGCGCTTAACTTTTGGAACATTAATGCTGGAAAACATGACTCCCGGCAAGGTGAAAGAACTTTCGCTTAATGAAATAAAAATGCTTCGTTCTTTAGCTAAAAAGAGTTGA
- a CDS encoding response regulator — protein MKPQTQYKILIADDETTLRQSLAFVFKKEGYEVFIAVDGEEAIKKAEQISPDLIIIDFSMPNIGGWEAAKKIREIKQCRMTPIIGYTAYSDEESRNQGFANGLNEILQKPLNVDELKAIVADYLSTGSLIKKLN, from the coding sequence ATGAAACCTCAAACTCAATATAAGATACTAATTGCGGATGATGAGACGACTCTTCGCCAAAGTTTAGCATTTGTATTTAAAAAAGAAGGATATGAGGTTTTTATTGCCGTAGACGGCGAAGAAGCGATAAAGAAAGCAGAACAAATTAGCCCGGATCTAATAATTATTGATTTTTCTATGCCAAACATTGGCGGCTGGGAAGCAGCAAAAAAAATCAGGGAAATCAAGCAATGCAGAATGACACCAATAATTGGCTATACAGCCTATAGTGACGAAGAATCCAGAAACCAAGGGTTTGCTAATGGGTTAAATGAAATTCTTCAAAAACCATTAAATGTAGATGAGTTGAAAGCTATCGTAGCGGATTACCTTTCCACCGGTTCCTTAATTAAAAAATTAAACTAA
- a CDS encoding glycogen phosphorylase: MIGLGVPSDPVNATIKVEQAVNVLREKIEYHLKYTMGLGLSGTSLNNASKQEIYTALSLALRERIMEKWIETNDAYIEKDVKQLFYFSQEYLMGRALSNNLINLGAQKEVKEVIESLGYNLNEIEDVEMEAGLGNGGLGRLAACFLDSLASLKLPGHGYGLYYQYGIFKQTILNGYQVENPDEWLKYGNPWAIINERDAVKVQFGGRLIKKTNQNDEEIIEMEGCESVCALPFDVPVVGFSGNVNTLRLWHVFPDYTRFDIESFNQGNYPDAFEFINPNDLSITAVLYPNDNHYEGKRLRLKQEYALVSASLQDIIRKFEKTHKYYGDFPQKIAIQINDTHPALVIPELMRILVIEKKFEWDEAWEITTNTIAYTNHTVLPEALEEWPVHMIKELLPLHFDILEEINEKFCDEVRDKYKDETYEVREDIVRKMSIIENGSVRMAHLAIVGSHSVNGVAALHTQILKDRALRNFYIMYPEKFNNKTNGVTPRRWLLKSNPLLSELITSKIGFGWISDLSELKKLESYIDDEVFINQLMDVKAKNKEALTSYIFEYNPVKDANGEIVERIEINPDSIFDVHAKRLHEYKRQLMNALHIMMLHNEIKENPDKVFVPRTFIFAAKAAPGYQMAKDIIKFINILARRTNNAPELRGLIKVVFLENYNVSLAEKLIPAADLSEQISTAGFEASGTGNMKFALNGSLTIGTMDGANVEMAEEIGEENLFIFGMRSEEVKKLQEAGTYNPWNIFKEKPEVKKIIDQLFQGILARDASERTVLQRLANNLMHGGDFYYVLEDLSAYKAAQDEVAELYKNRIAWGKKALLNIARVGKFSSDRTILEYNKDIWGLLPVSI, translated from the coding sequence ATGATTGGTCTAGGAGTACCATCAGATCCAGTAAACGCAACAATAAAGGTGGAGCAAGCTGTAAACGTTTTAAGAGAAAAAATAGAATATCATCTAAAATACACCATGGGTCTTGGACTAAGTGGAACCTCGTTGAATAATGCGTCTAAACAAGAAATATACACGGCTTTATCATTGGCTCTTCGTGAGCGAATTATGGAAAAATGGATAGAAACTAATGATGCATATATCGAAAAAGATGTTAAGCAATTATTCTATTTTTCTCAAGAGTATTTAATGGGAAGAGCACTTAGCAATAATCTAATTAATCTAGGTGCACAAAAAGAAGTTAAAGAAGTTATCGAATCGCTTGGATACAATCTCAACGAAATAGAAGATGTTGAAATGGAAGCGGGGCTTGGCAATGGAGGTTTAGGAAGATTAGCAGCTTGTTTCTTAGATTCACTAGCCTCATTGAAGCTTCCTGGTCATGGGTATGGTCTCTATTATCAATATGGAATTTTTAAGCAAACAATCCTAAATGGTTATCAGGTTGAGAATCCTGATGAATGGTTAAAGTATGGGAATCCTTGGGCTATCATAAATGAGAGGGATGCAGTAAAAGTACAGTTTGGTGGTCGACTCATAAAAAAAACCAATCAGAATGACGAAGAAATTATTGAGATGGAAGGCTGTGAGTCAGTCTGTGCGCTTCCGTTCGATGTTCCGGTTGTAGGATTTAGCGGGAATGTAAATACTCTGCGACTCTGGCATGTTTTTCCGGATTATACAAGATTTGATATTGAATCATTTAATCAAGGGAATTATCCGGATGCTTTTGAGTTCATCAATCCAAACGACCTTAGTATCACCGCGGTACTTTATCCTAATGATAATCATTATGAAGGCAAGCGTTTACGACTTAAACAAGAATACGCATTGGTATCGGCAAGCTTACAAGATATCATCAGGAAATTTGAAAAAACTCATAAATATTATGGGGATTTTCCTCAAAAAATTGCTATTCAAATCAATGATACGCATCCGGCGCTGGTTATACCTGAATTAATGAGGATATTAGTTATCGAAAAGAAGTTTGAATGGGATGAAGCCTGGGAAATAACTACAAATACAATTGCTTATACTAATCATACGGTTTTGCCAGAAGCACTAGAAGAATGGCCTGTCCACATGATTAAAGAACTGCTTCCTCTTCATTTTGATATTTTAGAAGAAATCAATGAAAAATTTTGTGACGAAGTAAGAGATAAATATAAAGACGAAACCTATGAAGTTCGAGAAGATATCGTAAGAAAAATGTCAATTATTGAAAATGGAAGTGTAAGAATGGCTCACTTAGCTATTGTTGGAAGTCATTCTGTTAATGGTGTTGCTGCCTTACATACGCAAATACTAAAAGATAGGGCGTTACGTAACTTCTATATTATGTATCCTGAAAAATTCAATAATAAGACGAATGGAGTGACTCCTCGCCGGTGGCTTTTGAAGTCAAATCCTTTGTTATCTGAATTAATAACCTCAAAAATTGGTTTTGGATGGATTTCAGATCTTTCTGAACTTAAAAAACTAGAGAGTTATATTGATGACGAAGTATTTATTAATCAACTAATGGATGTCAAAGCTAAGAACAAAGAAGCTCTAACAAGCTATATTTTTGAATATAATCCTGTGAAAGATGCTAATGGTGAAATTGTTGAAAGGATAGAAATTAATCCTGATTCAATATTCGATGTGCACGCCAAGAGACTTCACGAATACAAACGCCAACTCATGAATGCGTTACATATTATGATGTTACATAATGAAATAAAAGAAAACCCGGACAAAGTGTTTGTACCTCGTACCTTTATTTTTGCAGCTAAAGCTGCTCCTGGGTATCAAATGGCAAAAGATATTATAAAGTTTATAAATATTTTAGCCCGCAGAACCAACAATGCTCCAGAACTTAGAGGATTAATAAAAGTGGTTTTTTTAGAGAACTATAATGTATCTCTTGCAGAAAAACTTATTCCTGCAGCTGATCTCAGTGAGCAAATCTCGACAGCAGGGTTTGAAGCTTCTGGAACCGGAAACATGAAGTTCGCATTGAACGGTTCCCTGACTATTGGAACAATGGATGGTGCTAATGTAGAAATGGCTGAAGAAATTGGTGAAGAAAATTTGTTTATTTTCGGTATGAGGTCTGAAGAAGTGAAAAAGTTACAAGAAGCTGGTACTTATAATCCCTGGAATATTTTTAAAGAAAAACCGGAAGTAAAGAAGATAATTGATCAACTGTTTCAAGGAATACTAGCTCGTGATGCATCTGAGAGAACCGTGTTGCAGCGACTGGCTAATAATTTGATGCATGGTGGAGATTTCTATTATGTATTGGAAGATTTATCAGCATATAAAGCAGCACAGGATGAAGTCGCAGAATTGTACAAAAATAGAATAGCATGGGGCAAGAAAGCACTTCTTAACATTGCAAGAGTAGGAAAGTTTTCCAGTGATCGAACAATACTGGAATATAATAAGGATATTTGGGGATTACTTCCAGTATCAATTTAA
- a CDS encoding RNA-binding protein produces MSGSLYVGNLSWQTTEDDLMILFGQHTKVKDAKIITDRETGRSKGFAFVEIPEEDVEKAISALNGFELNGREIIVN; encoded by the coding sequence ATGAGTGGTAGTTTATATGTCGGAAACTTGTCATGGCAGACAACCGAAGATGATTTGATGATATTATTTGGCCAACATACAAAAGTTAAAGATGCAAAAATTATTACAGATAGAGAAACTGGCAGATCTAAAGGGTTTGCGTTTGTTGAAATTCCTGAAGAAGATGTTGAGAAAGCAATTTCGGCATTAAATGGGTTTGAATTAAACGGTAGAGAAATTATTGTAAACTAA
- a CDS encoding glycosyltransferase translates to MVETKYISVIIPVFNEQENLIAINTELLEVLNKLPYSYEIIYVNDGSTDNSISLLSNISKNHNRIRVISFNRNYGQTAALSAGFEEAEGQYIVTLDADRQNSPKDIPALFKYIPKYDIVCGIRKHRKDSLVKIISSKIANSIRNIITNENITDTGCSLKIIKQEYAKSFPLFEGMHRFFPTLVKLKGGKSIEVEVSHNPRRFGKSKYTTLNRMFIAFIDCLAVKWMQKRTIRYKVINNE, encoded by the coding sequence ATGGTAGAAACCAAGTATATATCAGTAATCATTCCAGTGTTTAATGAGCAAGAGAATCTTATTGCAATTAACACTGAGCTTCTTGAGGTACTTAACAAGCTACCCTATTCTTATGAAATTATTTATGTTAATGATGGAAGTACAGATAATAGTATCTCGCTACTCTCAAACATTTCAAAGAATCATAACCGCATAAGAGTAATTAGTTTTAATAGAAATTATGGACAAACAGCTGCTTTATCGGCAGGTTTTGAGGAAGCTGAAGGACAATATATTGTTACTCTTGATGCAGATAGACAGAACTCTCCTAAAGATATTCCCGCACTATTTAAGTATATTCCAAAATACGATATTGTTTGCGGAATACGAAAGCACAGAAAAGATTCTCTAGTAAAAATAATATCCTCAAAAATTGCAAATTCGATCAGGAATATCATCACCAATGAAAATATTACAGATACAGGATGTTCTTTAAAAATAATTAAACAAGAATATGCGAAATCATTTCCATTATTTGAAGGAATGCATAGATTTTTTCCTACATTGGTAAAATTAAAAGGAGGAAAATCTATAGAAGTTGAAGTTAGCCACAATCCGAGAAGGTTCGGCAAATCAAAATATACTACTTTGAACCGAATGTTTATTGCCTTTATTGATTGCCTTGCAGTGAAATGGATGCAAAAAAGAACTATCCGATATAAAGTGATCAATAATGAGTAA
- a CDS encoding glycosyltransferase family 2 protein: MTIDISIIIVNWNVKNLLKDCLVSIENAKHTLVIETIVIDNASSDGSSDMVKQEFPGVILIANTMNKGFAAANNQGIAIAKGIYNFILNPDTELEPDTLIKMHSFMELRSDVGMIGPQLFNTDGSLQPSCRRFPRLRFQLFNKLFLSTLFPRTYLNGYMMGDFDYLKTAEVEQPMGAALFVRKSVVDKIGRMDDHNFVWFDEVDWCYQLKKAGEIILFYPEAKLTHHQGKSFRLWRNPFSGIVWLKSRHYFLKKNYGIVKALTYVFIDFLFYCIYASIIIAIIIFFINRFA; encoded by the coding sequence ATGACAATAGATATTTCTATTATAATTGTTAACTGGAATGTAAAGAACCTCTTAAAGGATTGTCTTGTATCTATAGAAAATGCGAAACATACATTAGTAATAGAGACTATAGTCATCGATAATGCATCAAGTGATGGGTCATCTGATATGGTTAAACAGGAATTTCCTGGTGTTATTCTCATCGCGAATACAATGAATAAAGGATTTGCTGCCGCTAACAATCAGGGAATCGCTATTGCAAAGGGTATTTATAATTTTATTTTGAATCCTGATACCGAACTTGAACCTGATACTCTTATCAAAATGCACAGCTTCATGGAATTACGTTCTGATGTAGGAATGATAGGCCCTCAGCTGTTTAATACCGATGGTTCGTTGCAGCCATCCTGCAGAAGATTTCCACGGCTGAGGTTTCAACTTTTTAATAAGCTTTTTTTAAGTACACTATTTCCCAGAACCTATTTAAATGGATATATGATGGGGGATTTTGATTATCTAAAAACTGCTGAAGTTGAGCAACCAATGGGCGCTGCGTTATTCGTAAGAAAATCAGTTGTTGATAAAATCGGTAGGATGGATGATCATAATTTTGTCTGGTTTGATGAGGTAGACTGGTGCTATCAGCTAAAAAAAGCTGGCGAAATAATCCTTTTTTACCCAGAGGCTAAACTTACGCACCATCAAGGAAAAAGTTTTCGTTTATGGAGAAATCCCTTTTCGGGAATTGTCTGGCTGAAAAGCCGGCATTATTTTCTTAAAAAAAATTATGGAATAGTAAAGGCTTTAACTTATGTATTCATTGATTTCCTGTTTTATTGTATATACGCATCAATAATAATTGCAATTATAATATTTTTTATAAATAGATTTGCTTAA
- the lptC gene encoding LPS export ABC transporter periplasmic protein LptC, giving the protein MRRVVMNRTIFRKLMVVTIIVVFIFLILWVLTRPQVLNLGVTTEEKPDFVFENPIIVENNSGMKTWQIQALKGEFYKKNQVAFMINVTANIITQNNPYILLNAPKAKIDLKNNKVTFYNSFLRQLSGDISLKVDEMTWFYDKYLIKGRGNVKLLRNNVTVDADSFEVFINENKFILKNRPKLQFSY; this is encoded by the coding sequence ATGAGAAGAGTGGTAATGAACAGAACGATATTTAGAAAATTAATGGTCGTTACAATAATTGTAGTGTTTATATTTTTAATACTTTGGGTCCTAACAAGGCCCCAGGTCCTTAACTTGGGTGTTACTACTGAAGAAAAACCTGATTTTGTTTTCGAGAATCCTATAATAGTTGAAAACAATAGTGGAATGAAAACATGGCAAATTCAAGCCTTAAAGGGCGAATTTTACAAAAAAAATCAAGTTGCCTTCATGATTAACGTGACAGCTAATATCATCACCCAGAATAATCCATACATATTACTTAATGCACCGAAAGCCAAGATTGACTTAAAAAACAATAAAGTAACTTTTTATAATAGTTTTTTACGACAACTATCAGGTGATATTTCTCTAAAAGTAGACGAGATGACTTGGTTCTACGATAAATATTTGATTAAAGGCAGGGGCAATGTTAAACTTTTGAGAAACAATGTGACCGTTGATGCCGATAGCTTTGAAGTTTTTATAAATGAGAATAAATTTATCTTAAAAAACAGACCTAAGTTACAATTTTCTTACTGA